The Streptomyces sp. NBC_00459 DNA segment TTGAGTACTCCGAGTTCGATGCTCTTCCTATGGAAAGGGTGTAAGTCGAGTCTCGGAAGCGGGGATGCAATATGCAGTCGGCAGAGGCCGACGTCAGTCCCACCAGAACTCCCATTCGCGGCGCTTCATGAGCTCCTCCGGGTATGTCTCCCAGTCCATGGACGGTTCCACGTAGAACCAGTCCGGGCAGGCAACGTAGTGCTCGGCCGCCAGAACACGGGCTTGGTCGATGTCCGTCGGCGGAGCGGCGACCGAGACGTGGAGACTGGCGTGCCCGAAACCCACGACACGGACCGCGAACCGGTCCTCCCAGGAGCGGAGCACCGCCGACAGCTCTTGCACGTCTATGTGGTTGGCCGGTCCGGCCCAGTTGAGGGCGGCGGGCGCGTCGGCGCCCCGGGAGACCTCTACAAGTGCCAGACACTGGGCCCGACTGCTACGGACCAGCGCGGTGGCGAGTTCTGCGGCGGGCAGGGCGACGTCCGTCACCGATGCGGCAGGCGCTGCTAGGCCCGGCCACTCCTTGAAGGGCGGCCAGGCATCCTCCGTCCATGCACGCCGTAGGTAGGAAGCAGCATCGATACCCGACCCCGCCCCGTAGTCGCCCTCCACGGGCTCGAACGAGTCGTCCGGGTATTCGAGCAGCAGCGGGTACAGACCGGTCTCGGAATGTCTGGAGTACAGCCGCTCCCACCAGTCGGCCGCGCCCCGGACCGGCCCGTCGCTCAGCCACACCACAGGGTGCGGATCCTGGGATGGGCCCACCAGGTGGCCGGGCGGCAGCTCGTTCAGCAGCCGTTCGCGATCTTCATGGAGTGGTTTGGACACGACGGGACTCTATGAGGCAACACTGACAATGGCCCAAGGCCTACACCCCGTCGACCCCGTCCCTGACAACCTCCCGAGCCACAGTCCCCCGCGCCCCCGCCAACTCGCCGGCGATACGGGCGCTCCGCTCCTCATCCGCGACAACCACCCCCGCCACAGGCCCCACGTCGAGCAGCCGCCGCCGTCGCAAGTGGGTGGGCGGATGGGTCGCGTCGACACTGTGGCCGCGCAACGCGCCCACGCGGCGCTGACGTTCGTACTCGGACTCCGGGATGGAGGCGATATGCGCCGCCAACTCCTCCCACAGACCCTCCCCTTCGGTACCTCGGGGCTGACCGCTCCGCCGCAGCTGCCGGCTGTTCACCTCGCGGCGCAGAGTGATGTCGATGGAGTCGACGACGAGGAGCCGGTCCATCAGGCCGACCGCTGCCTCTGTCGAACCCGCCCGCGCCGCAGCCGAGTCGGCGAGGTACTCGCTGCGCTGCGTGGAGCGCAGGGTGAGAGTGTCGAGCAGCATCAGTACGCCCTGGACGAGCAGGCGGGGCCCGATGTATGCCAGGTTGGTGATCATCTGGACGGCGGTCGGGTTGGGTATCGGCGAGAGGTAGAAGAGCCAGAGGCCCAGTGAGCGGAACGCTGTCCCCAGCACCAGCCCACGCCGCGTGTCCCCGTTGCTGTAGTGGCCCAACTCGTGCCCCAGCAGGGCGATTCGATGCTCGGG contains these protein-coding regions:
- a CDS encoding DUF4253 domain-containing protein; protein product: MSKPLHEDRERLLNELPPGHLVGPSQDPHPVVWLSDGPVRGAADWWERLYSRHSETGLYPLLLEYPDDSFEPVEGDYGAGSGIDAASYLRRAWTEDAWPPFKEWPGLAAPAASVTDVALPAAELATALVRSSRAQCLALVEVSRGADAPAALNWAGPANHIDVQELSAVLRSWEDRFAVRVVGFGHASLHVSVAAPPTDIDQARVLAAEHYVACPDWFYVEPSMDWETYPEELMKRREWEFWWD
- a CDS encoding M48 family metallopeptidase, whose amino-acid sequence is MRTITEGVLESSRCPECDTGIQADSRFTKWCPACDWNVDPGGPEPAKGRLEALRRTLARRHGEKLLATMSTDAPGEQRARRDAYGVLAYVVALLIHGVTAVLATTGIWCVVSGWGGLLMVPGLFLLLLGWGLRPRLNRLPKDEDNGAVLRRPDAPELFALIDEVAEVSGTRGVDAVAVNADTNASVQTYGLRGRLLTLGLPLWESLTPEHRIALLGHELGHYSNGDTRRGLVLGTAFRSLGLWLFYLSPIPNPTAVQMITNLAYIGPRLLVQGVLMLLDTLTLRSTQRSEYLADSAAARAGSTEAAVGLMDRLLVVDSIDITLRREVNSRQLRRSGQPRGTEGEGLWEELAAHIASIPESEYERQRRVGALRGHSVDATHPPTHLRRRRLLDVGPVAGVVVADEERSARIAGELAGARGTVAREVVRDGVDGV